One Thalassotalea hakodatensis DNA segment encodes these proteins:
- the aceK gene encoding bifunctional isocitrate dehydrogenase kinase/phosphatase, producing MLIRHLMTMFDPHTKAIARTILNGFERHIYLFSQITKSAQTRFEQGQWLAIQAASRDRNDYFDLRVQETLAVLRDDFRIETLDDTLWRQVKQFYIALLQTHPQAELAESFYNSVFCHLFDRRYYFNDFIFVESCLAIDRSNETIYTRYSISEKGLCHTITHIIEQAGFKRSFAHIKKDVKALIKLFIKHPVLSTFALSTIEIDILNFVFYRNKGAYIIGRVLTPAGNTPFIVPIVNNLNTGLKIDALLTDEENMAVVFGFARSYFFVDCLHPTALVNFLQTLIPHKTRADLYSAIGFHKQGKTQFYRDFLTHLNESDDQFKLADGIKGMVMSVFTLPSYPYVFKIIKDHFSPSKSVTKKEVKEKYRLVKLHDRVGRMADTMEYSQVAFPKHRFSQALIDELLNVAPSIITIDEQLIIIKHVYIERRMTPLNLYLAKANDEQIAQAMFGYGEAIKQLIAANIFPGDMLLKNFGVTRHGRVIFYDYDEITYMNEVNFRQKPMPVTEAQIYASEPWYTVEKGDVFPEEIATFALANPKYRNAFLIHHADLLTATYWQHQQQEVARGEVADVFPYPEQLKI from the coding sequence TTGCTCATTCGACACTTAATGACGATGTTTGATCCACACACTAAAGCTATTGCTAGAACAATATTGAATGGTTTTGAACGCCATATTTATTTATTTAGTCAAATAACGAAGTCTGCACAAACGCGATTTGAGCAGGGTCAATGGTTAGCGATTCAAGCCGCGTCAAGAGATCGCAACGACTACTTCGATCTACGGGTTCAAGAAACTTTAGCAGTACTACGTGATGATTTTCGTATTGAAACACTCGATGATACGCTTTGGCGCCAAGTAAAGCAGTTTTACATTGCATTATTGCAAACACATCCACAAGCAGAATTAGCAGAGAGCTTTTATAACTCCGTTTTTTGTCACCTATTTGATCGCCGATATTACTTTAATGACTTTATTTTTGTTGAATCTTGTTTAGCGATAGATCGAAGCAATGAAACCATATACACCCGATATTCCATTAGTGAAAAAGGCTTATGCCACACCATTACGCATATTATAGAACAAGCCGGGTTTAAACGATCTTTTGCGCACATTAAAAAAGATGTAAAAGCGCTGATCAAGCTGTTTATTAAACACCCTGTTTTATCAACATTTGCATTATCTACGATTGAAATAGACATACTAAATTTTGTCTTTTACCGCAACAAAGGTGCGTACATTATCGGTAGGGTACTCACGCCCGCAGGCAATACCCCTTTCATCGTGCCGATTGTGAATAACCTAAACACAGGCTTAAAAATTGATGCATTATTAACGGATGAAGAAAATATGGCGGTTGTTTTTGGTTTTGCACGTTCCTATTTCTTTGTTGATTGTTTGCATCCAACGGCATTGGTTAATTTTTTACAAACTTTGATCCCACATAAAACTAGGGCTGATCTATATTCAGCCATCGGCTTTCATAAACAAGGAAAAACACAGTTTTATCGAGACTTCTTAACGCACCTTAACGAAAGTGACGACCAGTTTAAACTCGCAGATGGTATTAAAGGCATGGTGATGTCTGTTTTTACACTGCCTTCTTACCCTTATGTTTTCAAAATCATAAAAGATCATTTTTCACCGAGTAAGAGTGTGACGAAAAAAGAAGTCAAAGAAAAATATCGCCTAGTCAAACTGCATGATCGTGTCGGTCGCATGGCCGATACCATGGAATATTCACAAGTTGCCTTTCCAAAGCATCGTTTTTCACAGGCACTTATTGATGAATTACTTAATGTTGCGCCTAGTATAATCACTATAGATGAACAACTTATTATTATAAAACATGTTTATATCGAACGGCGTATGACCCCGCTGAACCTGTATTTAGCAAAAGCTAATGATGAACAAATAGCACAGGCAATGTTTGGTTATGGAGAAGCAATAAAGCAGTTAATTGCCGCGAATATATTCCCTGGAGATATGTTGTTAAAAAATTTCGGTGTTACACGACATGGTCGCGTTATCTTTTACGACTACGATGAAATAACCTATATGAATGAAGTCAATTTTCGACAGAAACCCATGCCAGTAACCGAAGCACAAATTTATGCCTCCGAACCTTGGTATACAGTAGAAAAAGGCGATGTTTTTCCAGAGGAAATTGCTACCTTTGCCTTAGCGAATCCAAAATATCGGAACGCTTTTTTAATTCATCACGCCGACTTATTAACTGCAACCTATTGGCAACACCAACAACAAGAGGTCGCACGAGGCGAGGTTGCTGATGTATTTCCCTACCCAGAACAGTTAAAAATATAA
- a CDS encoding EAL domain-containing protein — protein sequence MKRFNFNLVMIALLLFMFKTGAFQIDNDQSDEQLYQTLIAISDDSKINNQQKLKQLQQFITRVSIKMHPKISALARTKAMAIAAMENQTETLVDYQQELKNIPLANDEQQIINLLSETAETNLYRIQDKHVLVIAKAKALLDQLSVLPISKQDNYLDSTLTLSVNDQAFLNYIIANSYFVTTNYEAAQQHFLSAMQLYQSTKNLQGQATIYTNLAMLSWAQHNYEKALSQNEKAFNIALVLSNEFMWVNTMLNKGVYFQHLRQFDNALATFQKLLEHPRIDEYPERKIKALIAKADALQKIGLFEKSETFIQQALLIATANHDNVNLYTGKIALGNLLTQQKKYDEALKLYISAEKYFKNNQQPRLHSAALKSLSILFEVKKDFQQALSYHQQYATLSINNLRNAQKASIIRLNEQFQADNKEKQIQLLQQETALHQSNTQQAEDQKRFLLILVISSAIIIILLISRRYSKKEAAKLQQMNSDIAANEKQLMLLSYAFKSTSDAVFITDNQFNIEAVNNAFVQITHKTMHQVIGKKVNFATINGQDKNLADNIMLQAKIADTWQGELYEQRSNNEIYPIELEVEAIKNGQLEVIHYLGVFRDITARKKAQEQLTRLATHDDLTGLPNRALFESLIQQSCLNAKHVNKLPTLLLFDINGFKKINDSYGHQFGDTIICEIAKRLKRVLFTKDVIARINGAEFGILVELNNPKHSAVRVSKKIFSIFEQPFMHNEVSLTINASMGIALYPQDSDDAQELLRKAAVAMLDAKKTEGLYYRFYESKMNTSVMKQLEREQKLLNAINNQYFDFYYQPVVDLETDLIIGAEALIRWVEPDGTIISPAEFIPLAEQSEVIAQIDRIAIKQVFDQVAAWQLANVQFGSIAINLSAQIFSSPDELLTMLQAKISQTGVSPACIKFEITEGMLLTDVQTAIKTMRKLKALGFKLSLDDFGIGFSSLNYLKKFPVDCIKVDKSFIFNLHKSDIDHSIVKAIISLAETLHLQVIAEGVEQQAHVDLLKDMQCHQYQGFHFSKPLPVELFEIKLKNNTSSDLTKR from the coding sequence ATGAAACGTTTTAACTTCAATCTTGTGATGATCGCCCTCTTGTTGTTTATGTTCAAGACTGGGGCGTTTCAAATTGATAATGATCAGTCTGACGAGCAACTTTACCAGACACTAATCGCAATTTCTGATGATAGTAAAATAAACAATCAACAAAAATTAAAGCAACTGCAGCAGTTTATCACGCGTGTAAGTATAAAAATGCACCCAAAAATATCTGCGCTGGCTCGAACAAAAGCAATGGCGATTGCGGCTATGGAAAATCAAACAGAAACATTAGTCGACTATCAACAAGAATTAAAAAACATTCCACTTGCAAACGATGAACAACAAATAATAAACCTACTTAGCGAGACCGCAGAAACAAACTTATACCGAATACAAGATAAGCATGTTTTGGTTATTGCAAAAGCTAAAGCGTTATTAGATCAGCTTTCGGTATTGCCTATTTCTAAGCAAGATAACTACCTAGATTCAACATTAACGCTTTCAGTCAATGATCAAGCATTTCTTAATTATATTATTGCTAACAGTTATTTTGTCACCACCAATTACGAAGCTGCCCAACAGCACTTTCTCAGTGCGATGCAACTTTACCAATCAACCAAGAACCTTCAAGGGCAAGCGACTATTTACACCAACTTAGCCATGCTCAGTTGGGCACAACATAACTATGAAAAAGCACTGTCGCAAAATGAAAAGGCTTTCAATATCGCGCTTGTGCTTTCAAATGAGTTTATGTGGGTAAACACCATGCTAAATAAAGGTGTTTATTTCCAGCATTTACGTCAATTTGATAATGCGTTAGCAACCTTTCAAAAGTTACTTGAACACCCCAGGATTGACGAATATCCCGAACGAAAAATTAAAGCATTGATCGCTAAAGCTGATGCCCTTCAAAAGATAGGCCTATTTGAAAAAAGTGAAACCTTTATTCAACAAGCATTACTGATTGCTACGGCTAACCATGATAACGTTAACCTTTACACAGGAAAAATAGCGTTGGGTAACCTACTCACTCAGCAAAAAAAATATGATGAAGCCCTTAAATTATACATTTCAGCTGAAAAATATTTCAAAAATAATCAACAACCTAGGCTACATTCTGCAGCATTGAAGTCTCTCAGTATCTTATTTGAGGTGAAAAAAGATTTTCAACAAGCGCTGTCGTATCATCAACAATACGCCACATTAAGCATTAATAACCTTCGCAACGCACAGAAGGCGTCAATAATACGTTTAAATGAGCAATTTCAAGCCGACAATAAAGAAAAACAAATTCAATTATTGCAACAAGAAACGGCTCTACACCAATCAAATACTCAACAAGCCGAAGACCAAAAACGCTTTTTATTAATTTTGGTCATATCTAGCGCCATCATTATCATTTTATTAATCAGTCGACGTTACAGTAAAAAAGAAGCAGCAAAGCTACAACAAATGAATAGTGATATTGCAGCAAATGAAAAACAATTAATGTTGCTATCTTATGCTTTTAAAAGTACATCTGACGCAGTGTTTATTACCGATAATCAATTCAACATTGAAGCGGTCAATAATGCCTTTGTACAAATTACCCATAAAACAATGCATCAAGTTATCGGGAAAAAAGTCAATTTCGCGACAATAAACGGTCAAGATAAAAACTTAGCTGACAATATCATGCTGCAAGCAAAAATAGCAGATACCTGGCAAGGTGAGTTATATGAGCAACGCTCAAATAATGAAATATATCCGATAGAATTAGAAGTTGAAGCCATTAAAAACGGACAACTTGAGGTTATTCATTATCTTGGCGTTTTTCGTGATATTACTGCGCGTAAAAAAGCACAAGAACAACTTACTAGGCTTGCCACTCACGATGATTTAACGGGTTTACCCAACAGAGCACTATTTGAAAGTTTGATACAGCAATCATGTTTAAACGCAAAACATGTCAACAAGCTTCCGACATTACTACTCTTTGACATCAATGGCTTTAAAAAAATCAACGACTCTTATGGTCATCAATTTGGTGATACGATTATATGTGAAATAGCCAAACGTTTAAAACGGGTACTGTTCACAAAAGATGTCATCGCCCGCATTAACGGAGCTGAGTTTGGTATTTTAGTCGAGTTAAACAACCCAAAACATAGCGCAGTGAGAGTATCAAAAAAAATATTTTCGATATTCGAACAACCTTTCATGCACAATGAGGTGTCATTAACAATCAATGCAAGCATGGGCATAGCCCTATACCCTCAAGATAGTGACGATGCCCAAGAGTTATTACGAAAAGCTGCTGTTGCTATGCTTGATGCGAAAAAAACTGAAGGTTTATATTATCGTTTTTATGAAAGTAAAATGAACACTTCAGTGATGAAGCAACTTGAGCGCGAGCAAAAATTACTCAATGCAATTAACAATCAATATTTTGACTTTTATTATCAGCCTGTCGTTGATTTAGAAACTGACTTGATCATAGGTGCTGAAGCTTTGATTCGTTGGGTTGAGCCAGACGGCACCATTATTTCACCTGCTGAATTTATACCGTTAGCAGAGCAATCAGAAGTTATCGCTCAAATTGATCGCATCGCGATAAAACAAGTCTTTGATCAAGTAGCTGCGTGGCAGTTAGCAAACGTTCAGTTCGGGTCAATTGCCATCAACTTATCAGCGCAAATATTTTCTTCTCCCGATGAATTATTAACCATGTTACAGGCTAAAATAAGCCAAACCGGTGTTTCACCTGCTTGTATTAAATTCGAAATTACAGAAGGAATGCTGTTAACGGATGTGCAAACAGCCATTAAAACGATGCGAAAATTAAAAGCATTAGGCTTTAAACTATCATTAGACGACTTTGGTATCGGTTTTTCATCGCTAAATTATTTAAAAAAGTTTCCCGTTGATTGCATTAAAGTAGATAAAAGCTTCATTTTTAATTTACATAAGAGCGATATAGATCACAGTATCGTCAAAGCAATTATCTCTCTCGCTGAAACACTTCACTTACAAGTCATTGCAGAAGGTGTAGAACAGCAAGCTCATGTTGACTTACTCAAAGACATGCAGTGTCACCAATATCAAGGATTCCATTTCAGTAAACCACTACCTGTTGAATTATTTGAAATAAAATTAAAAAATAATACATCCTCCGATCTTACAAAGAGATAA
- the prfC gene encoding peptide chain release factor 3 encodes MSVQQQEVDIRRTFAIISHPDAGKTTITEKVLLFGQALQKAGTVKGKKSGQHAKSDWMEMEKDRGISITTSVMQFPYNDCLVNLLDTPGHEDFSEDTYRTLTAVDSCLMVIDTAKGVEDRTIKLMEVTRLRDTPIITFMNKMDRDVRDPMEVMDEVEDVLKIKCSPVTWPIGMGKEFKGVYNILADETILYQSGQGHTIQEKRVIKGLDNPELDAAVGNYADDLREELELVIGASHEFNLEEFLNGELTPVFFGTALGNFGVDHMLDGLTKWAPTPMPRATNTRDVKATEETFSGFVFKIQANMDPKHRDRIAFMRIVSGKYEKGMKMRQVRIGKDVKIADAVTFMAGDRANVEQAFAGDIIGLHNHGSIQIGDSFTAGEDMKFTGIPNFAPELFRRIRLRDPLKAKQLQKGLIQLSEEGAVQVFRPFSSNDMIVGAVGVLQFEVVVQRLKSEYNVDAIYEPISVATARWCSCDDERILEQFQKKAYDNLALDGGDNLTYIAPTMVNLNLAQERHPDITFHHTREH; translated from the coding sequence ATGTCTGTACAACAGCAGGAAGTCGATATTCGTAGAACGTTTGCGATAATTTCTCACCCTGACGCCGGTAAAACTACGATCACCGAAAAGGTCTTACTTTTCGGACAAGCCTTGCAAAAAGCAGGTACCGTTAAAGGTAAAAAATCAGGACAACATGCAAAGTCTGACTGGATGGAAATGGAAAAAGACCGCGGTATATCAATTACTACCTCGGTAATGCAGTTCCCGTACAATGACTGCTTAGTTAATTTACTTGATACTCCTGGCCACGAAGATTTCTCGGAAGATACTTACCGCACATTAACCGCTGTTGATTCATGCTTGATGGTTATAGACACCGCTAAAGGTGTGGAAGATCGCACCATAAAGTTAATGGAAGTAACACGATTACGCGACACCCCCATCATCACCTTTATGAACAAAATGGACCGAGATGTACGTGATCCGATGGAAGTGATGGATGAAGTTGAAGACGTCTTAAAAATAAAATGTTCACCTGTAACTTGGCCTATCGGCATGGGTAAAGAGTTTAAAGGTGTTTACAATATTTTAGCCGATGAAACCATTCTTTATCAATCAGGCCAAGGCCATACTATTCAAGAAAAGCGTGTAATAAAAGGGCTAGATAACCCGGAACTTGATGCAGCCGTTGGCAACTATGCTGACGATCTACGTGAAGAACTTGAACTTGTTATTGGTGCTTCACATGAGTTTAATCTTGAAGAATTTTTAAATGGTGAATTAACACCAGTATTTTTCGGTACTGCTCTTGGTAACTTTGGCGTTGACCATATGTTAGATGGCCTAACTAAATGGGCACCAACACCTATGCCTAGAGCAACAAATACGCGAGATGTTAAAGCAACAGAAGAGACGTTTTCAGGCTTCGTGTTTAAAATACAAGCAAACATGGACCCTAAACACCGTGACCGTATTGCTTTTATGCGTATTGTCTCAGGTAAATATGAAAAAGGTATGAAAATGCGTCAGGTACGCATTGGTAAAGATGTAAAAATTGCTGATGCTGTTACTTTTATGGCAGGTGATCGCGCTAACGTTGAACAAGCCTTTGCCGGCGATATTATCGGTTTACATAATCACGGTAGCATACAAATTGGTGATTCATTTACCGCAGGTGAAGACATGAAATTCACCGGAATTCCTAATTTTGCACCGGAATTATTTAGACGTATTCGTTTACGGGATCCATTAAAAGCCAAACAACTACAAAAAGGGTTAATACAGCTTTCTGAAGAAGGTGCTGTTCAAGTTTTCCGGCCTTTTAGTTCTAATGACATGATTGTTGGTGCTGTTGGTGTGCTTCAGTTTGAGGTTGTTGTTCAGCGCTTGAAGTCAGAATACAACGTTGATGCTATTTATGAACCTATCAGTGTTGCAACAGCTCGTTGGTGTAGCTGTGACGATGAACGAATTCTTGAGCAATTCCAGAAAAAAGCCTATGACAATTTAGCGCTTGATGGTGGTGATAATCTTACCTATATTGCGCCAACGATGGTAAACCTTAATTTAGCACAAGAACGTCATCCTGATATTACATTCCATCACACGCGCGAACATTAA
- the argS gene encoding arginine--tRNA ligase: MNIKQLLAERVTTAMVAAGLPEDTNPAVSVSTKPQFGDYQANGVMGAAKKLKTNPRELATKVVENLDLNGIASKVELAGPGFINIHLADTWLTKQLINTASDKHLGVTQRAEPQNVVVDYSAPNLAKEMHVGHLRSTIIGDAVVRALEFRGDNVIRQNHMGDWGTQFGMLLAHLNDKLQANEVAETALADLETFYREAKIRFDNEEGFADRARDYVVKLQGGDSKCATLWQQFIDISITHSEEIYQKLNVTLTRQDIMGESAYNDDLSAVIDELMAQHIAVEDQGAKVVFIDEMANKDGEPSVFIVQKSGGGYLYATTDLSACRYRSKTLKADRIIIFTDARQSLHFKQVEVVARKAGFLPDHVRYDHCPFGMMMGDDGKPFKTRTGGTIKLAELLDEAVIRAQSVIKEKNPDYNDEQLATIAKKVGIGAVKFADLSKNRTSDYIFNWQTMLSFEGATAPYLQYAYSRIQSIFSKAAISPQSLNTAFKVIEPQEKALALKVLQLEDVIDAVINDCTPNLLCNYLYELASLYMSFYEACPILKDGIAPEVKTARLALCAQVSNVLKQGLEILGIDIMERM; the protein is encoded by the coding sequence ATGAATATTAAACAACTACTTGCTGAAAGAGTCACTACAGCGATGGTAGCAGCAGGCTTACCTGAAGATACAAATCCAGCAGTAAGTGTCTCCACAAAACCACAATTTGGCGATTATCAAGCCAATGGCGTAATGGGAGCAGCTAAAAAGCTGAAAACAAACCCTCGTGAATTGGCGACAAAAGTTGTTGAAAACTTAGATCTTAACGGCATAGCAAGTAAAGTTGAATTAGCAGGTCCTGGCTTTATTAATATTCATTTAGCTGACACCTGGTTAACTAAGCAGTTAATCAATACTGCTAGCGATAAACATTTAGGCGTGACACAACGTGCTGAACCACAAAATGTTGTGGTTGATTATTCTGCACCAAATTTAGCCAAAGAAATGCATGTTGGCCACTTACGCTCTACGATTATTGGTGATGCTGTCGTTAGGGCGCTAGAATTTCGTGGTGACAATGTCATTCGTCAAAACCACATGGGTGACTGGGGCACACAGTTTGGCATGTTGCTCGCTCACCTTAACGATAAATTACAAGCGAATGAAGTCGCTGAAACGGCACTGGCTGATTTAGAAACGTTCTATCGTGAAGCTAAAATTCGCTTTGATAATGAAGAAGGTTTTGCCGATCGTGCCCGAGATTATGTTGTTAAACTACAAGGTGGCGACAGTAAATGCGCTACACTTTGGCAACAATTTATTGATATTTCTATCACCCATAGCGAAGAGATTTATCAAAAACTTAATGTCACGTTAACCCGCCAAGATATTATGGGCGAAAGTGCATATAATGATGACTTATCAGCCGTTATCGATGAATTAATGGCACAACATATTGCCGTTGAAGATCAAGGGGCAAAAGTTGTCTTCATTGATGAAATGGCAAATAAAGATGGTGAACCTTCCGTATTTATCGTGCAAAAGTCAGGCGGTGGTTATTTATATGCAACAACAGATTTATCCGCCTGCCGCTATCGTAGCAAGACACTAAAAGCAGATCGTATTATTATCTTCACTGATGCTCGTCAATCATTACATTTCAAGCAAGTAGAAGTCGTAGCACGCAAAGCTGGTTTCTTACCTGACCATGTTCGTTATGATCATTGCCCTTTTGGTATGATGATGGGTGATGATGGTAAACCTTTTAAAACCAGAACAGGTGGCACGATCAAGCTTGCAGAATTACTTGATGAAGCGGTTATTCGTGCGCAGAGTGTGATTAAAGAAAAGAACCCTGATTACAACGACGAACAATTAGCTACCATTGCTAAAAAAGTTGGCATTGGCGCGGTTAAATTTGCCGACCTTTCAAAAAACCGCACCAGCGATTACATCTTTAACTGGCAAACCATGCTAAGTTTTGAAGGTGCTACAGCACCTTATTTACAATATGCATATTCTCGTATTCAAAGTATTTTTTCTAAAGCAGCTATTTCGCCACAATCACTGAATACAGCGTTTAAAGTAATTGAACCACAAGAAAAAGCACTAGCACTAAAAGTCTTACAATTAGAAGATGTAATAGATGCAGTGATCAACGATTGTACACCTAACCTTTTATGTAATTACCTTTACGAATTAGCCAGTCTTTACATGAGTTTTTATGAAGCTTGCCCTATTTTAAAAGATGGTATTGCACCTGAGGTTAAAACTGCACGCTTGGCACTTTGCGCACAAGTTTCCAATGTATTAAAGCAAGGCTTAGAAATTCTTGGTATTGATATAATGGAAAGAATGTAA
- the rimI gene encoding ribosomal protein S18-alanine N-acetyltransferase encodes MTTNTTELQFTSINEGHVPTLLPIENTCHSHPWSEKVFRSCIGGRYFGFLAQHQKEVVGFYIADLVADEVTLMDICIDPKHQGKGYGKALMLHLNQQSTNKGATTLLLEVRAKNISALMMYINQGFIEVARRTGYYPSKIGYEDAIVMKKEIS; translated from the coding sequence ATGACAACAAACACCACTGAACTGCAATTTACCTCAATTAATGAAGGGCACGTTCCAACTTTATTACCCATTGAAAATACTTGCCATAGCCATCCTTGGAGTGAGAAAGTTTTTCGCTCATGCATTGGTGGTCGATATTTTGGATTTCTAGCACAGCACCAAAAAGAAGTGGTTGGCTTTTATATCGCTGACCTTGTCGCCGATGAAGTCACACTTATGGATATTTGTATTGACCCCAAGCATCAAGGTAAAGGTTATGGTAAAGCACTAATGTTGCATTTGAATCAACAGTCGACCAATAAAGGTGCCACTACGCTTTTGCTCGAAGTTCGAGCAAAAAACATTTCAGCTTTAATGATGTATATTAATCAGGGGTTTATAGAAGTCGCTAGAAGAACAGGTTATTACCCAAGTAAAATCGGCTATGAAGACGCCATAGTAATGAAAAAAGAAATCTCATAA
- a CDS encoding DNA polymerase III subunit psi, whose translation MAINEKQFVYLQEMGINLWLRKSISAQSAVVDESSQTDISAPSVEIDQLLTERFFLDTILAMALKPSSFTQVSPNKLQCDDFIWQFVNEATIDFENNVLTTPPITDIFQQPALKKRLYQQLLPVINTNTVG comes from the coding sequence ATGGCTATCAACGAAAAACAATTTGTTTATTTACAAGAGATGGGCATCAACCTATGGCTAAGAAAATCAATTTCAGCGCAAAGTGCAGTCGTCGATGAGTCGTCACAAACAGATATTTCAGCACCTTCTGTTGAAATTGATCAGTTATTAACTGAACGTTTTTTTCTAGACACCATTCTTGCAATGGCTTTAAAACCATCAAGCTTTACTCAAGTTTCTCCCAATAAACTACAATGCGATGATTTTATTTGGCAATTTGTCAATGAAGCAACCATTGACTTTGAAAACAATGTATTAACAACGCCACCAATCACTGATATTTTTCAGCAACCAGCGTTAAAAAAACGTTTGTATCAACAACTTTTACCCGTGATTAACACTAATACTGTTGGCTAA
- the queA gene encoding tRNA preQ1(34) S-adenosylmethionine ribosyltransferase-isomerase QueA codes for MRVADFSFDLPEELIARYPKADRTASRLMVLDGCSGALQDAHFVNVIEQLNAGDLLVFNNTRVIPARMFGQKKTGGKLEVLVERILDDKRFLAHVRASKSPKPGTELVLENKVSAIMVARHDALFEIEISHQDNVLTVLEDIGHMPLPPYIDRPDEESDKERYQTVYNEKPGAVAAPTAGLHFDDALLKRIKEKGVNTAFVTLHVGAGTFQPVRVEQIEDHIMHAEYAEVPQDVVELIQQTKANGGRVIAVGTTSVRSLESAAKAAKEKGQTLTPFYGDTDIFITPGYEFEIIDALITNFHLSESTLLMLVSAFAGYDNIMAAYNHAISERYRFFSYGDAMFLTRRQS; via the coding sequence ATGCGTGTCGCAGATTTTTCCTTTGATTTACCTGAAGAGCTTATTGCTCGCTATCCTAAAGCTGATCGTACGGCTAGCAGGTTAATGGTGCTGGACGGTTGTAGCGGGGCGTTGCAAGATGCCCATTTTGTTAATGTCATTGAGCAGTTGAACGCTGGCGATTTATTAGTTTTTAATAATACTCGTGTTATTCCAGCACGAATGTTTGGCCAGAAAAAAACCGGTGGGAAATTAGAAGTACTGGTCGAACGTATTCTTGATGATAAACGCTTTCTAGCGCATGTACGTGCGAGTAAATCTCCTAAGCCTGGTACAGAACTGGTATTAGAAAATAAAGTGTCAGCTATCATGGTGGCACGGCATGACGCACTGTTTGAAATTGAAATTTCACACCAAGACAACGTATTAACGGTATTAGAAGATATTGGCCACATGCCTTTACCGCCTTATATTGATCGCCCTGACGAAGAAAGCGATAAAGAGCGTTATCAAACAGTTTACAATGAAAAACCAGGTGCGGTTGCTGCGCCAACGGCGGGCTTACATTTTGATGATGCGTTATTAAAACGTATTAAAGAAAAAGGCGTTAACACTGCCTTCGTTACTTTGCATGTTGGTGCTGGCACATTTCAACCTGTACGCGTAGAGCAAATTGAAGACCATATAATGCATGCTGAATATGCTGAAGTGCCGCAAGACGTTGTTGAACTTATCCAGCAAACAAAAGCAAACGGTGGCAGGGTTATCGCTGTTGGAACTACCTCGGTACGTTCGCTAGAAAGTGCGGCAAAAGCAGCAAAAGAAAAAGGGCAAACGTTAACACCTTTTTATGGCGATACCGACATTTTTATTACGCCTGGTTATGAATTTGAAATCATTGATGCCTTAATAACCAATTTTCATTTGTCAGAATCAACGTTACTGATGTTAGTCAGTGCGTTTGCTGGCTATGATAATATTATGGCAGCATATAATCATGCGATATCTGAACGATATCGCTTTTTTAGTTATGGTGACGCGATGTTTTTAACTCGTCGTCAATCATAA